A region of Takifugu flavidus isolate HTHZ2018 chromosome 2, ASM371156v2, whole genome shotgun sequence DNA encodes the following proteins:
- the trpm5 gene encoding transient receptor potential cation channel subfamily M member 5 isoform X2, translated as MQETQDTALGPLSPQRRCVRCGDALEWSEEHSVLLGCSCCAAVDKTLEFVARGMAKRLKTEKSHWAAGRVGDIDFIGPTKTKGKFVRVQSSTDPVLIYQMLTEEWGLAPPHLVVALVGGDELAQMKPWLRDTLRKGLVKAAQSTGAWILTNGFRFGITKHLGQAVRDHSLASTSSKVRVVAIGIAPWNMIHNREALLSAKVDEPASYKPQDLPHGSVYSLDSHHSHFVLVEEDPNRLGATSEMRVKLLKHISLQRTAYGGTGSFEIPVLCLLVHGEPRILKRMYKGIGNSTPWLILAGSGGVADILVTLMNRGCWDVDSVQELLLDTFPNAHHSTDISNWVKLIQKILDHGYLLTVHDPEQETSELDTVILKALVKACKSQSQEAQDFLDELKLAVAWNRVDIAKSDIFNGDVEWKACDLEEVMMDALINDKPDFVRLFVDNGVNLGEFLTYGRLQKLYWSVSEKSLLHNLLLKKYEEKQLLLGTARAPGPPGHHPSEQGDRKPRFTLFEVAKVLKDFLHDSCKGFYQKTPTEKPAKGRLFHTQKNLAELEERCEHPWRDLFLWAVLQNRQQMANYFWAMGPEAVAAALAGCKILKEMARLESEAESARSMKEAKYEQFALDVFGECYSNSEDRAYVLLVRRTKCWSKSTVLNLATEADAKSFFAHDGVQALLTKIWWGSMKTDTAISKLVVSFFWPPLIWTNLIKFRDEELDSHSGRGQFVELDSLDTEKALLLTDDDNGDDDDPLASAPGGPAGPSCASVWWRFLLRRWHRFWSAPVTVFLGNVIMYFAFLFLFTYVLLLDFRPPPPFGPGVPELMLYFWVFSLVLEELRQGFFTDEEMSISKKFKLYVEDNWNKCDMVAISLFVVGVVCRMLKDTYEAGRTVLAIDFMVFTLRLIHIFAIHKQLGPKIIIVERMMKDVFFFLFFLSVWLIAYGVATQALLHPNDPRIDWVFRRALYRPYLHIFGQIPLEEIDAARMPEINCTNDSEEIIQGLRPPCPNIYANWLVILLLVIFLLVTNVLLLNLLIAMFSYTFQVVQGNTDIFWKFQRYNLIVEYYSRPALAPPFIIISHLSQLLLSLVKHPDSKHEHLEKELPVGLDQRLITWETVQKENYLAKLERQHWESSEEKLKSTSSKVQSLLKIVSGFKDQEKRLLSMDAQVRYCGEVLSWMAECFTQSTLKCGKDAPRAPSKVENQNVSNRVKVDQQQRRCSGTKRGGPSRSSWIWS; from the exons ATGCAGGAGACTCAGGATACTGCTCTG GGGCCACTGTCGCCGCAGAGACGGTGTGTGCGCTGTGGAGACGCCTTGGAGTGGTCTGAAGAACACAG cGTCCTGCTGGGCTGCTCTTGCTGCGCTGCAGTGGATAAAACACTGGAGTTTGTAGCCCGAGGTATGGCCAAGAGATTAAAGACCGAGAAGAGCCACTGGGCAGCAGGAAGAGTGGGAGACATTGACTTCATCGGCCCcactaaaacaaaaggaaag TTTGTCAGGGTGCAGAGCAGCACGGACCCAGTGCTGATCTACCAGATGCTGACAGAGGAGTGGGGCCTGGCTCCGCCACACCTGGTGGTGGCCCTGGTGGGGGGAGACGAGCTGGCGCAGATGAAGCCTTGGCTCAGGGACACTCTGAGAAAAGGACTGGTGAAGGCGGCACAAAGCACAG GTGCGTGGATTTTGACAAACGGCTTTCGTTTCGGCATCACCAAACACTTGGGCCAGGCTGTCAGAGACCACTCGCTGGCCAGCACCTCCTCTAAAGTTCGTGTGGTTGCCATTGGAATCGCCCCCTGGAACATGATCCACAACCGAGAGGCCCTGCTCTCTGCCAAG GTGGATGAGCCCGCCTCATACAAGCCTCAGGACCTGCCCCATGGATCAGTCTATTCCCTGGACAGTCATCACTCTCACTTTGTTCTGGTGGAAGAGGATCCTAACAGACTGGGGGCCACCAGTGAGATGAGAGTGAAGCTGCTTAAACACATCTCTCTGCAGCGCACCGCTTATGGAG GCACGGGCAGCTTCGAGATCcctgttctgtgtctcctggtACATGGTGAACCCAGGATTCTTAAA AGAATGTATAAAGGTATTGGCAACTCCACACCGTGGCTCATCCTGGCTGGCTCGGGAGGCGTGGCTGACATCCTTGTTACGCTGATGAATAGGGGCTGCTGGGATGTGGACAGTGttcaagagctgctgctggacacctTTCCAAATGCCCACCACAGCACAGACATCAGTAACTGGGTCAAGCTG ATCCAGAAGATTCTCGATCATGGGTATCTGCTCACGGTGCATGATCCTGAGCAGGAGACGTCAGAGCTGGATACAGTCATCCTCAAAGCGCTTGTTAAAG cATGTAAGAGTCAAAGTCAGGAGGCCCAAGACTTCCTCGATGAGCTGAAGCTGGCAGTGGCGTGGAACAGGGTGGATATCGCCAAGAGTGACATCTTCAATGGAGATGTAGAGTGGAAG GCTTGTGACCTTGAAGAGGTGATGATGGATGCGCTGATTAATGACAAGCCCGATTTTGTGCGCCTCTTTGTGGACAACGGGGTCAACCTCGGCGAGTTCCTCACCTACGGCCGTCTGCAGAAGCTCTACTGGTCTGTGTCTGAGAAGAGCCTCCTCCACAACCTGCTCCTGAAAAAGTACgaggagaagcagctgctgctggggacCGCGCGTGCCCCCGGCCCTCCTGGACACCACCCCTCTGAACAAGGGGACCGGAAACCTCGATTCACCCTTTTTGAGGTTGCAAAAGTTCTGAAAGACTTTCTTCATGATTCCTGCAAAGGCTTTTACCAAAAAACTCCAACT GAAAAGCCGGCTAAGGGCCGACTGTTCCACACCCAGAAGAAcctggctgagctggaggagcgcTGCGAACACCCCTGGAGGGACCTCTTCCTCTGGGCCGTCCTGCAGAATCGCCAACAGATGGCCAACTACTTTTGGGCCATG GGCCCTGAGGCAGTTGCTGCAGCACTGGCAGGTTGTAAGATTCTGAAAGAAATGGCAAGACTGGAATCTGAAGCTGAATCTGCACGGAGCATGAAGGAGGCCAAGTACGAGCAGTTTGCCCTGG atgtctttGGAGAGTGCTACTCTAACAGTGAAGACAGGGCGTACGTGTTGCTGGTGAGGAGAACTAAGTGCTGGAGCAAATCGACGGTGCTGAACTTGGCAACGGAGGCGGATGCCAAATCCTTTTTTGCACACGATGGAGTTCAG GCTCTTCTCACAAAGATTTGGTGGGGGTCGATGAAGACAGACACCGCCATCTCCAAACTTGTGGTGTCCTTCTTCTGGCCGCCACTCATCTGGACCAATCTGATAAAGTTCAG AGACGAGGAACTGGACAGCCACAGTGGCCGCGGGCAGTTTGTGGAGCTGGACAGCCTGGATACAGAAAAGGCTTTACTGTTAACCGATGATGACAATGGCGATGACGATGACCCTTT AGCTTCGGCACCTGGAGGCCCGGCAGGTCCGAGCTGCGCCTCCGTCTGGTGGCGTTTCTTGCTACGCCGGTGGCACCGCTTCTGGAGCGCTCCCGTTACCGTCTTCCTCGGTAACGTCATCATGTACTttgccttcctcttcctcttcacctaCGTGCTCCTGCTGGACTTCCGTCCGCCGCCGCCCTTCGGGCCCGGAGTGCCGGAGCTCATGCTCTACTTCTGGGTCTTCAGCTTGGTGCTGGAGGAACTCCGACAG GGCTTCTTCACAGATGAAGAGATGAGCATCTCAAAGAAGTTCAAGCTCTATGTCGAGGACAACTGGAACAAATGTGACATGGTCGCCATCTCGCTGTTTGTTGTTGGAGTCGTGTGCAG GATGTTGAAGGACACCTATGAGGCAGGACGTACAGTCCTGGCCATCGACTTCATGGTTTTTACTCTGCGCCTGATCCACATCTTTGCCATCCACAAACAGCTGGGCCCCAAAATAATCATTGTGGAACGAATG ATGAAGgacgtcttcttcttcctcttcttcctaaGCGTTTGGCTCATTGCATACGGCGTCGCTACCCAAGCTCTGCTCCACCCCAACGACCCCAGGATTGACTGGGTGTTCCGGAGAGCCTTGTATCGCCCCTACCTGCACATTTTTGGTCAGATCCCCCTGGAGGAAATAGATG CTGCCCGCATGCCTGAAATTAACTGCACCAATGACTCAGAGGAGATTATCCAGGGTTTACGGCCACCGTGTCCCAACATCTATGCCAACTGGCTCGTTATCCTGTTGTTGGTTATCTTCCTTCTTGTCACCAATGTGCTGCTCTTAAACCTTCTCATCGCTATGTTCAG TTACACCTTTCAGGTAGTGCAGGGCAACACTGACATCTTCTGGAAGTTTCAGAGGTACAACCTGATTGTGGAGTACTACAGCCGTCCGGCACTCGCTCCgcccttcatcatcatcagccacCTCTCCCAGCTGCTCCTGAGCCTGGTCAAACACCCCGACTCCAAGCACGAGCATCTTG AGAAAGAGCTGCCGGTCGGGCTGGACCAGAGACTGATAACCTGGGAGACGGTGCAAAAAGAGAACTACTTGGCCAAGCTGGAGCGCCAGCACTGGGAGAGCAGTGAGGAGAAACTCAAGAGCACATCCTCCAA GGTTCAGAGCTTACTGAAAATTGTAAGTGGATTTAAGGATCAAGAAAAACGACTGTTATCTATGGATGCTCAG GTCAGATACTGTGGAGAGGTCCTGTCCTGGATGGCTGAGTGCTTCACCCAGAGCACTCTCAAGTGTGGGAAAGATGCTCCAAGAGCTCCAAGTAAGGTCGAAAACCAGAA TGTCTCTAACAGGGTCAAAGTCGACCAGCAGCAAAGACGCTGCTCAGGGACCAAAAGAGGAGGACCAAGCAGGTCATCCTGGATATGGAGCTAA